A stretch of DNA from Myxococcota bacterium:
CTCTTTTAAGTGGCGCCATGGGAAATGCGACAATTTCTTGGCATGGCCACACCGTAAAACAACAGCTAGGGCGCCTCGCGCGCCAAAGCACCAACTGGCTGGGTCGGCCCTGGGCTGAGGCCCTTAAGCAATGCGCCATTTCTGAAAAGGCAGCGAGCGCAAAAAAAGAAATCTTTCACAGGCACCACTGGCGCCTACAAAATCCTCGGATGGCCATGGTCAGCGGCGGCCTCGTCCAAGAGGCGCTGGCTTTCTTTAGTGCAGAAAGAGCGATCTGGGGCATCGAAGTCCGTGATCCCACGCACGATCAAGCCTTGGTCGAATTCTGCCTTGGCTTACCGAACAACCAATTTGTAAGCAAAGGCATGAACCGCAGTTTGATTCGCCGATCAATGAAAGGCTTTCTGTCAGAAGAGATAAGGCTTCGAGTCGACAAAGGGGACCAACTATCTCACTGGCCAATTAAGATAGACGAGACGTACCATCAAATGAAAGAAGAATGGGCCCAGTTGGCGGTTTGTCCCACCGTATCTCCGTTAGTAGATGCTGCGCGCCTTTCGGGAATGATTGAAACTTGGCCCAAACTTGAGGTAGGCTTGCGTGAAACGAAGGGAGAATATCGGACTGTCTGGCTTAGAGCCTTTTTCTTGGCCCGATATGTCAGTTGGATTGAACATGGTGGAAGAAGAAAAGAAGGCCTGGGTAGCCCCTGAAATTATTTTAATCGCAGACGTCAAATTGGAGACAGAATTCAACTTTGGCGGCTCAGGCGATTTGCAGCTATTGGGTTCATGAAACGCGGATTTACCATTGTCGAGCTCGTTTTAAGCATCGCCATTTTAGGCGTTATCGCTTTTGCGGTAGCACCTGGCATTAAGGCAGCAGTCGATAACTACGTCTTAATTACCACGCGAAGACAAGGTGTTACCGAAGCTCGAAACGCCATGGAGCGCATGATTCGCGAGTTAAGGCTCTTGCCAGCCAGCGCTCAATTAACCAACATCGCTGCTACATATGTGGTCTTTCAATACCCGGTAGGAACTACCATTCTCTACTATAGCTACGCAGGCGGTTTATATCGGAACTCAGACTTGCTACTCTCCAATATTACTAGCCTCAATTTTGCCTATTACGACCAATCCGGCGTGGTTACCGCCACACCCGCCAACGTACGCAGCATTGAAATTAGCCTTACCACCGATTTACCCTACACCTTACGCACACGCGTATTCATGCCCAATACCGGCAACGAATATCAAGGGTTTAGCCAACAATGAGAGGAACTTCATTAATTGCAGCAGTGGTCGCTATCGGCATTATCGGTACCATGTCCATGGGCCTGCCTGTATTGGTCAGCGAAAACCAAGCTTTAAGAACAGGCCAGTTGCAAAACACGCAAGCCTACTATTCCTCCAGAGCCGGGCTAGAATTCGCCAAACGTCAATTATTTTTAGATGCGGTGCTCAGCACGATTCCGGCGAGGCAGTTTGTAGGCACATCCTGGACTTTCACGCGCACCGCGGGCACAGTCAGAGCGGCAGGCACTTACGGTAACTCGACAGATACATTCTCATACAGCGGAGACGTTATTTTCTTGGTAGCCAGCGCCACTAGCACTAGCACCGGCACCACCTCTTTAGTCGTCAACGTTCCAACGGGCACTCAAAATGGCGACACCATGTTAGCGGCCGTCACAGCACGTACCAATGCGGTCACATTTACCACGCCCGCCGGTTGGACCTTGGTGTTGACACAAACGCAAACCAGCGCGAATACCGGCGTGATCAGAATCTACCGAAAAACTGCCTCTGGCTCAGAGCCGGCTTCTTATACCTTCACCTTGAACTCAAATCAGGACGTCGTAGCCGGCATTTTAACCTTCAGAAATGCCAACGCGACAAACCCCATTGACGCCTCTGCTTCGGCCGCCACCGCTTCCGCCACCGCGCAGGCGGCACCAACGGTAACCACAACCGTGACCGACACCATGATCGTCACCTTTCATGGGATCAACCGGGGCACGACGTTTACGGCTCCTACGGGCATGACCGAAATTTTTGATATCCGAAGCGACGCCACCACCAATGGCATAACGCTCCTGGCCAGCATGGTTCCCAAACCCACCACCGGCGCTTCAGGAACCAAAACAGCGACAGCTGCTGCAGCGCAAAGAGGTCAAACGGTCACGGTTGCGCTGGAGCAATAGCCGATCATGAACTAAAAGCCGCGCCACCAAGCGTTGTTCTCCGCAGGAGAACGATTAATGAAAAAAAGAACCCTGGCAGCTTTCATGCTTTCAAGCAGCCTACTGTGCGCGCACGGTATAAATGATATTTCTAGAGAATTTGGCAACCGGCTCGCTGACACCTTCCATCAGATACTTCAAAGTATGGAATACAAAATGGGAAATCGATATGCGGAGATGGGTATTGATAGCAAACTCGTCAACTATCTCGAAGATCGCATAAGAACTACAGCAATAGATGAATTCGGCACCGAACACTTAGATAAAATTGCCGCCAAATGCTCAGCCAGAGATCTCGATCTAATCTACGATTTCACTGCAACAACGGTTAAAAAATATGTCGTTAAGCTAGGCAATATCATGAAGGCACCGCTGCCCTTCATGTCGGACGAAAAATTCACCGCTCTATGCCTAAAGACCGCGGAACAAGTTCACACTGCCTTCGAGGCATCAGGGCAGCTCGAAAGCTATCACAGCGCCATCAAAGAAGGAAATTACGAACTGGCGACAGACATCGTTAAAAAAACCCTTAAAGGCAACGACGCCATCGCCAACTTGGGCATGGTGCTGCTGGTGTTTTTCATGGAAGCCCAGGACATGATTTCCAAGCACTTCAAAGAAGATCTGGAAGAGTTAGAAGGCACACTATTTAAAAAAGGCGCATTAACGCCTTCCTGCAAATCCCTGATAAAAGGACCCAGCGCCGAAGAAGAGCTTTAGCCTAAAAAGCGACAGCACGAGCGGTACAGCTCATTCGAAAAATGGCTGCGCCGCTAGCGAGATCCTCTCCCTTTTCCACAACGACCCGGGCATCAAAAGATTTTTCATCCCCCAAATTGCCACCGCCCAATTCCAAACCCGGCACAAAAAATCGGATCCGATACGCGTCAGGCGTTTGCGCTTCAGTCCCAAAAACCCAAAAGCCAAGCGGTATCCCGGAGCGCCAAACAGCGATTTGATCACCCGCTAAGCCAAGCGACATTTGAGTTGAATGAAACGAAAGGAGTGGCTTACCTGTGATACTGCTTTCAGAAAACGAAAGGCTCTGGCCTTCTGGTCCCTCACAGGAAATCTGCCAGCTCGCAAGTGACATCGCGGCACTTAAAAAATACAAGGCAAATCCAATCAGCGATATTTTCATGCGATGACAGTAGCATGAGCTCACCGGGTGTTTTCAAGAAAGATCAACACCCTTCTAAGGCCTATCCGCACAATGCCATTTGCCGCGCGATAATATGCAGTTGTAACCGCACACCTCTTTCTTGCCCCGGCTTTGATGGCATTCGAATTTTTTTGGCGCTCCCACGTGAACATCGATATCGCCACCAGTAGGCGCAGGCGCTATACTAGCCGCCTGCGGCTGACTCACCGCCTCAACCGGCGGTGTTTGAATACCCAAATAGCCTTCCCGATAGCCGCGCCTAAAAATTTCTTTTTGTTCCTCGCGGCACTGCGTCGCATATTGGGTATTCATCAAACGCTTTCGCTGGGC
This window harbors:
- a CDS encoding type II secretion system protein; amino-acid sequence: MKRGFTIVELVLSIAILGVIAFAVAPGIKAAVDNYVLITTRRQGVTEARNAMERMIRELRLLPASAQLTNIAATYVVFQYPVGTTILYYSYAGGLYRNSDLLLSNITSLNFAYYDQSGVVTATPANVRSIEISLTTDLPYTLRTRVFMPNTGNEYQGFSQQ